The Oceanidesulfovibrio indonesiensis genomic sequence CTCATGGCCGGAGTAGATCCTCGAAAGTCCTGAAGCCGGCAGTGGTCGTCATGCCGTGGGCAGATCTACCGTGAAGGTGGTCCGGCACACGTCCCCGTTTTCCAGGTCGGGGGCTCCCTCTTCGCAGACGCTCTCGACCCATACCGTTCCCTGCATCATTTCCGCAAACTGCGCGACGAGCGGCAGACCGAAGCCTGTTCCCTGCTCACCGCATGTGCCGGGGCGGGTGGTGCACGCCTCCGGAGAAAATATTCGATCGGCAAGGTTGTCCGGAATACAGGGACCGATGTTGGTCACGCTGAAGTAGGCGCGGCCGTTTCGCCTGGTCAGTTCGATGCGCACCGTCCTGCCGGGCAGGGAAAACTTCACCGCGTTGGAGATGAGGTTGCCGAACACGGTGTTGCGCAACACCACGGGTTCCACCGCGCAGAAGACGTCCGCATCCGGTAAATGCACGTCCATTTCGAGGCGCTTGGCCTCGGCCTTCTCTTTGTAGAGTGCGGCGGCGCTCGTCACGATGGGCCGCAGATCCAGGCGTTCCAGCTGCATGACCATCTTGCCGCTCTGAATGGCCAGCATGCGTTTGGTGAAGTCCAGAAGCTGCTGCGCATTGGCGAGCGTTTCCTGCGCTTCGGACGCAATTTCGACGAAGTCCGCCGAATTCCGGCAGGACATCTGCGTGGTATGGGCGCGGCGTTCCACAATGGTGAGGGCGGCCGAAGCCGAGACCATGGCGTTGGTGATGTCGTGGGAGATGATCCGCAGCAGGCTTTCCCGCTCCGTCACGGCGGCGCTCAGCTTTTCGTTCGCCTTGGCGAGCTTGCGGTTCTGCTTTTTGAGCTGGTAGCGCAGCATGCCGCCGGCAAATCCCGTCATCATTCCGATGAAAGCGAAGTAGGCGCTGAGCGACGTGCCGATGGAAGCCACGATGGTTTGCAGCGAGACATCCTGCCCGACAAGCACCATCGCTGTCGGATGGAGAACGAAGAAACCGAGCAACGCGCCGACGATGAGGTCGGTGAACGGCGGTTGGTCCAGGTTGGCGAGAAAGCCTTCATCCGAGAAATGTCGTCGATCTTTTGGCATGTTCGCTGGCCGATGCATTCGGAACACCCGATTTGGTGTGGATATGCTTATAGCAGCAAAACCGGGCGGATGCCAGCATGGCGCAGGAAATCCGAATCAGCATGCACCCCAGGCTATACGCAAACGGTCCAGGTTGCGGGTGAGCAGATCCATGTAGGCAAGCTCCAGGTCGATCATGTCCTCGTCGCCACGACGCAGCCATTCGGAAAGCCACCCCGTACGCAGGGCGGCCACGGTTTCCGGAAGCAGAGCCAGATCCCATCCTGCTTTGTTCAAGGTCCCGATCAGCCCGTTGACGAAGTCGGCCGCCAGCGCGTCCGGTCCCTCGCTGCCCACGCATCCTACGCAGTTGGCCACGTCGTAGAGCATGGGCTTGCGGCCCATGAACTCCCAATCGATCACGCCGGTCAGGGCGTCTTCGGACCAGACCGCATTGAGCGGGTGGAAGTCGCCGTGGCTCAGGCGCAGGGGCAGGCAAGGCCAATTGTCGAAAAACGAGGCGAGACGTTTCAACGATGTGCTGAGCCGCGTATGTTCGGCCGGTCTGCGCAGCCGGAGCGTTTCCGACAGGGAAGCGACGTATGCCGACAGATCGAGCGGCGCGCCGAGCTCGTTCACGAGGTTTTCGGGAACGGACGATGCCGCCGCCTCCATTTCCAGCAGAAACTCCGCCATGCCTCGCCCCCGCCAGCCATGGCGCACGAGGGCCGGCCTGGGCGGGGGACCGCCGTGAATGAGCGGCGCGAGCATGTAGTGATCGCTTCGGTGGTGAACGACATGAACGCCCGAATGGTCGGGTATGTAGCGTAAGGACCTGGCCAACCCGTTGTTTGCGAGCTCGTCGAGTATCCGGGCGATGGCCGTCCGCCGTTGTGCCTGCCCGGGTAAGAGGCGCTCCAGAACGAGTACCGCGCCGCGTTCATCCTCCACAGCCACGCGCGTGGCGCATCGCTCCGGGCTGCCGGCCAGGGAAATATCGTTTCTGAGCCTGATTGGGCGAAGATTCCAATAGTTGAGTATCTTGTCGATCATGGTAGGAATAAGGATTTTTTCGAAATGGTGTTGACTCCATACAGGGATCGCATTACTAATGCGACCCTTTTTCGAAAATAATCGGAGTGTTCCCGTGTTCGCTATAGCAAGACGCCGCTGGTCGGCGCAGAATGGATACCGCGAGGTGCTCGTGGTGGGATTGCCGTTGGTGGCCAGCCTTGGCGCCGCAACGGTGATGCAGTTCACGGACCGCATTTTTTTGAGCCGCTACTCCATGGATTCCATCGCCGCGGTGGTGCCGGCCTGGACAGCCTGGTTCACGTTGCTGGCTTTTTTCTTCGGCATCTGCGTGTACACAAACGTGTTCGTGGCGCAGTACACCGGGGCCCGCCAGCCGGGGCGCGTTGGTGCTGCGCTGTGGCAGGGCGTGTATGTGGCGCTGGGAGCCGGCCTGGTAATGGGTGCGTGCGCGTTCGTGGCAGAACCGCTTTTCCACATGGTCGGCCACCCGCCGAACGTGGCGGCGCAGGAAGCCACGTACTTTCGCATCCTCTGCCTGGGCGCGGTCTTCGTGCTGCTCATGGAGACGTTCTCCTGCTTCTACTCGGGCCGGGGCATTACCCGCCCTGTGATGGTGGCGAACATGGCGGGCGCAGCTCTGAATATCCCTCTGGACTACGCGCTCATATTCGGCTGGGGACCGTTTCCCGAACTGGGAATAGCCGGCGCGGCCATCGCTTCGGTCTGCGCGGCGGCGTTCACGGCAGGGCTTTTCGGCTGGTGGATTTTTACGCGGCACAACGAGAAGCAGTACGCGGTTCGCTCTGCCTGGCGGCCGGACCGCATATTGCTGGCGCGTCTTGTCCGTTTCGGCCTTCCGGGCGGTGTGGAGTTTTTCCTGGAGATATCGGCGATCACTTTCTTCATATTCATCGTGGGCAGAATCGGCACGGTGGAGCTTGCCGCCTCCAACATCGTCTTCGCCGTGAACACACTGGGCTTTCTGCCAATGGTGGGCCTGCACATCGCTGTATCCAGCCTGGTGGGCCAGGCCGTGGGCCGCGGCGAGCCCGAGGACGGCGCCCAGGCCACAGGCAGCGCCCTGCATATGGCGCTGCTCTGGAGTCTGGCCATGATCGCGATATACATCTTTGCCCCGCGTGTGATCATGGACTGGTTCCGGCCCATCGGGACAAGCGATGCCGAATGGGCGGCCATTGTCTCCATGGGCGTGGTGCTCCTGCGCTTCGTGGCCCTGTACTGCCTGTTCGACACGGTGGCGGTCATCTATTTCGGCGCGCTCAAAGGCGCGGGCGACATTCTGTTCGTGATGCGCGCCATCGGCACCATCGCAGTATTCGGGCTGGCGATTCCCGCGTGGCTGGTGCTGGAGGTGTTGCATGCCGGACTGATCGCGGCGTGGATCGTGGTGTCTGTGTACGTGGTGTTGCTGGGCGCCGCGGGGTGGCTGCGCTTTCGGCAGGGTGGCTGGCGTTCCATGCGGGTCATCGAGTCGGCTCCTGTCGAGGAGCCATCTTCCGGGACGCCGAGCGGGTGAGAAGCGGCGCCGGCCGGATCGATCTGCGGTTCAGTGGGAGCGCTCCATGGCGTTCATCCAGGCGATCAATGCGGCGAAGCCGTCCCGGGCGCCATTGATCACGGCGTCGTCTTCGCGTGTCATGGCGACCCAGGAGACGAGTTGCCTGTCGAAGTCGTCCTTGAGCGCGTGCGGATCCTTCCCGTATGAGGAAAAGTAGGCTGTGCCGCAATCGGGGCCGAGGCCGAGGCAGTCTTCCAGGTTGCGTGCGATGATGATGCCTCCCAGCCGCGAACCTTCCATGAGATACAGCATGCCGAGCGCAGCGGGCAGTTCCAGGGTGGAGGGCAGCCGGGCCTGCGGCATGTTTCTGAGCTCGTTGCCGGTGACGCCGAAGTAAATCAGATCCTTGTACAGATCCGGGGCGCGCATGAGGTCTGAATACGGGTGGTTGAGCTCGAATCCCCGTAGGCTGCGGTCCAGCAGCGTTTCCAGGGGGACGGTGAATCCGTAAAGCCTGCCGAGGACGGCAGTGTACTCAGGCTGCGTAATGCTTCGGCTCAGGATTGCATCCAGCGGTGCGGTGTCCTGGGCTTGATCGTGCAAGTCCTGGATGGAGTCCCGCAGACGGCTCATGAAGGGATGATTCACGTGTATCCTTTTAGGACGTGTGGTGTTGGCCTGTATTCAACAATACTTCTATAAAAAAGTATAGAGTACTGCAATCATTCGTGCGCCATTTTGTGTGGAGCAACAAGCGGCAGCACCAACGCCGATGGTCGCATCTGCGAACGATGCACCGTGAGCGTCACGGGACCTTGAGCAGGGTGGCGCGCAAAGTAGTCCGAGTCGGCGCCGGCAAGGCTGAGCCGGAGCCTGTACCCGGCCGGTATCTGCATGGCCACGGGCAGCAAGGGCACGGTCATTTCCATCACCTCGCCCGGAATCACGGAACTGGCGGCGTCGCTGGTGAACGCAGGGGTCGCTCCGTCGCCACGGCAAACGGCGCGCAGCGATCCTTCCGTCACGTAATGTCGCTGGCCTTCCGGGTCCACGGCTTCCAGATAAACGTATACGGCGAAGTCCTCGCGATCCGCGGCAACGAAGAGCCGCAGTTGCGGATCGCCGGCAATGCGCATGGGCGTTTCCAGCGGTTCGCTGCTGAATGAAAGCAGGCCCGGAGCGTCCGTGAGCCCCGTGTAGAAGACGTCGTCCTGGCCCAGCTGGGTGCGCCAGCGAGCGTTGGGCCCGCTGCCGTGAGTGAGATCCGGCGTGAAGCTGTCGAAACCGTCCAGGGACTCGTCCGGCTGCGGGACCAGGCGGTTCCCTGCCCAGAGGTGGTAGGCCTGCATGGTGGAACCGGCAGGCGGCCATGTCGCGCTGTGCTGCCACGCGCCAGCCCCCATGATTTCGTAGGATAACCCTTTCGGCGGCTCCGTGCCCTGGCCT encodes the following:
- a CDS encoding sensor histidine kinase; its protein translation is MPKDRRHFSDEGFLANLDQPPFTDLIVGALLGFFVLHPTAMVLVGQDVSLQTIVASIGTSLSAYFAFIGMMTGFAGGMLRYQLKKQNRKLAKANEKLSAAVTERESLLRIISHDITNAMVSASAALTIVERRAHTTQMSCRNSADFVEIASEAQETLANAQQLLDFTKRMLAIQSGKMVMQLERLDLRPIVTSAAALYKEKAEAKRLEMDVHLPDADVFCAVEPVVLRNTVFGNLISNAVKFSLPGRTVRIELTRRNGRAYFSVTNIGPCIPDNLADRIFSPEACTTRPGTCGEQGTGFGLPLVAQFAEMMQGTVWVESVCEEGAPDLENGDVCRTTFTVDLPTA
- a CDS encoding phosphotransferase, translating into MIDKILNYWNLRPIRLRNDISLAGSPERCATRVAVEDERGAVLVLERLLPGQAQRRTAIARILDELANNGLARSLRYIPDHSGVHVVHHRSDHYMLAPLIHGGPPPRPALVRHGWRGRGMAEFLLEMEAAASSVPENLVNELGAPLDLSAYVASLSETLRLRRPAEHTRLSTSLKRLASFFDNWPCLPLRLSHGDFHPLNAVWSEDALTGVIDWEFMGRKPMLYDVANCVGCVGSEGPDALAADFVNGLIGTLNKAGWDLALLPETVAALRTGWLSEWLRRGDEDMIDLELAYMDLLTRNLDRLRIAWGAC
- a CDS encoding MATE family efflux transporter; amino-acid sequence: MFAIARRRWSAQNGYREVLVVGLPLVASLGAATVMQFTDRIFLSRYSMDSIAAVVPAWTAWFTLLAFFFGICVYTNVFVAQYTGARQPGRVGAALWQGVYVALGAGLVMGACAFVAEPLFHMVGHPPNVAAQEATYFRILCLGAVFVLLMETFSCFYSGRGITRPVMVANMAGAALNIPLDYALIFGWGPFPELGIAGAAIASVCAAAFTAGLFGWWIFTRHNEKQYAVRSAWRPDRILLARLVRFGLPGGVEFFLEISAITFFIFIVGRIGTVELAASNIVFAVNTLGFLPMVGLHIAVSSLVGQAVGRGEPEDGAQATGSALHMALLWSLAMIAIYIFAPRVIMDWFRPIGTSDAEWAAIVSMGVVLLRFVALYCLFDTVAVIYFGALKGAGDILFVMRAIGTIAVFGLAIPAWLVLEVLHAGLIAAWIVVSVYVVLLGAAGWLRFRQGGWRSMRVIESAPVEEPSSGTPSG
- a CDS encoding biliverdin-producing heme oxygenase, producing the protein MNHPFMSRLRDSIQDLHDQAQDTAPLDAILSRSITQPEYTAVLGRLYGFTVPLETLLDRSLRGFELNHPYSDLMRAPDLYKDLIYFGVTGNELRNMPQARLPSTLELPAALGMLYLMEGSRLGGIIIARNLEDCLGLGPDCGTAYFSSYGKDPHALKDDFDRQLVSWVAMTREDDAVINGARDGFAALIAWMNAMERSH